In Periplaneta americana isolate PAMFEO1 chromosome 3, P.americana_PAMFEO1_priV1, whole genome shotgun sequence, the following are encoded in one genomic region:
- the LOC138697177 gene encoding uncharacterized protein, giving the protein MGPIVAALLSVICVAVSGFAVDNPQELQAIMSAMSNHQDAGLEEEMGLTPSLTEQLDSYLDSSTLSRVARGAGHFKLCCGTLNETVLKMAKEHMEACKQEMKKSSKEGGKEDKICGGMQCLVKQSGLADEKGEVSDEKLAESMSQCYKEKEVRDLVNELAKDCFKKSEGSSDCMGKRMFLCTKSVMGELKKKCPEQYRVKTEECAA; this is encoded by the exons ATGGGTCCAATCGTCGCAGCCCTCCTCTCAGTCATCTGTGTGGCCGTCAGTGGATTCGCGGTGGACAACCCTCAAGAAC TGCAAGCCATCATGTCAGCAATGAGCAACCACCAAGACGCGGGCCTGGAGGAAGAGATGGGTCTCACGCCTTCCCTCACAGAACAGCTGGACAGCTACTTGGACTCCTCTACTCTGTCCAGAGTGGCCAGGGGCGCTGGACATTTCAAG CTCTGCTGTGGCACACTGAATGAAACAGTTTTGAAGATGGCTAAGGAACACATGGAGGCGTGCAAGcaagaaatgaaaaaaa GCTCCAAGGAAGGCgggaaagaagataaaatatgC ggCGGGATGCAATGTCTAGTAAAACAATCGGGACTG GCCGACGAAAAAGGCGAGGTGTCTGATGAAAAACTTGCCGAGTCCATGTCACAATGCTACAAAGAGAAAGAAGTGAGGGATTTGGTCAATGAATTGGCTAAAGACTGTTTTAAAAAAAGTGAGG GATCAAGTGACTGCATGGGAAAGAGAATGTTTCTCTGTACGAAGAGTGTAATGGGGGAACTGAAGAAA AAATGTCCAGAACAATACCGTGTAAAAA